A stretch of Acidovorax sp. RAC01 DNA encodes these proteins:
- a CDS encoding MOSC domain-containing protein yields MSSFNPESDVSGTIARLFVYPVKSCAGVEVQEALLTETGLDLDRAWMVVDAQGEFVTQRSQPRMALIRPQIRTSEVVLRAPGMLALHLGLDTVEAPASVTLWGETVPAWDMGAVAAQWFSDFLGQPCRLVRFDPEYQRLSSMRWTGGVEAPNQFSDGFPVLVCSEASLQDLNARLGALGHAAVGIERFRPNVVLAGGEPHDEDRLDMIRLDAADAEVHLQPVKPCARCPIPDVDPATGETGTAVGSTLRTYRQDRRLDGAITFGMNAIVRRGAGSLLRVGQRFAADLRFD; encoded by the coding sequence GTGAGCAGCTTTAATCCCGAGTCCGACGTTTCCGGCACTATTGCCCGCCTGTTCGTGTATCCCGTCAAGTCGTGCGCGGGTGTCGAGGTGCAGGAGGCACTGCTCACCGAAACCGGTCTGGATCTGGACAGGGCGTGGATGGTGGTTGACGCGCAGGGCGAGTTCGTCACCCAGCGATCACAACCGCGCATGGCACTGATACGGCCGCAGATCAGGACCAGCGAGGTGGTGTTGCGGGCTCCCGGCATGCTGGCGCTGCACCTGGGGCTGGACACGGTCGAAGCGCCCGCGAGCGTCACCTTGTGGGGAGAGACGGTGCCCGCGTGGGACATGGGGGCGGTGGCGGCGCAGTGGTTCTCGGATTTTCTGGGGCAGCCCTGCCGGCTGGTGCGGTTCGATCCCGAGTACCAGCGGCTGTCCAGCATGCGCTGGACGGGTGGTGTCGAGGCGCCCAACCAGTTTTCGGACGGGTTCCCGGTGCTGGTGTGCAGTGAGGCGTCCCTGCAAGACCTCAACGCCCGGCTGGGAGCCCTCGGCCATGCAGCCGTGGGGATCGAGCGGTTTCGCCCCAACGTGGTCCTTGCGGGCGGTGAGCCCCACGACGAGGATCGCCTGGACATGATCCGGCTGGACGCCGCCGACGCCGAGGTGCATCTGCAGCCGGTGAAGCCGTGTGCGCGCTGCCCCATTCCCGACGTGGACCCTGCCACCGGCGAAACCGGCACCGCAGTCGGCTCAACGCTGCGCACCTACCGGCAGGACAGGCGGCTTGACGGTGCAATCACTTTCGGCATGAACGCCATCGTGCGGCGGGGTGCTGGCAGCCTGCTGCGCGTCGGCCAGCGCTTTGCGGCCGACCTGCGGTTCGACTGA
- the ychF gene encoding redox-regulated ATPase YchF: MSLQCGIVGLPNVGKSTLFNALTKAGIAAENYPFCTIEPNVGVVEVPDPRLQQLADIISPERIVPAIVEFVDIAGLVAGASQGEGLGNQFLAHIRETDAIVNVVRCFEDDNVIHVAGRVDPISDIEVIQTELCLADMGTVEKALNRYTKAAKSGNDKDAAKLVALLTRIQAALNEGKPARSVDVTKEEQPLLKSLCLITAKPAMFVGNVSEDGFENNPFLDRLKEYAASQNAPVVAICAKMEAEMAEMSDEDRDMFLAEMGQTEPGLARLIRGAFKLLGLQTYFTAGVKEVRAWTIHIGDTAPQAAGVIHGDFERGFIRAQTIAFDDFIAYKGEQGAKDAGKMRAEGKEYIVKDGDVLNFLFNV, translated from the coding sequence ATGAGCCTCCAATGCGGCATCGTGGGCCTGCCCAATGTGGGCAAGTCCACTCTCTTCAACGCGCTGACCAAGGCCGGCATCGCCGCCGAAAACTATCCTTTCTGCACCATTGAGCCCAACGTCGGGGTGGTCGAGGTGCCCGATCCGCGCCTGCAGCAGCTGGCGGACATCATCTCGCCCGAGCGCATCGTCCCCGCCATTGTCGAATTTGTGGACATCGCTGGCCTGGTGGCCGGTGCCAGCCAGGGCGAAGGCCTGGGCAACCAGTTTCTGGCGCACATCCGCGAAACGGACGCCATCGTCAACGTGGTGCGCTGCTTTGAAGACGACAACGTAATCCACGTGGCGGGCCGTGTGGACCCGATCTCCGACATTGAAGTCATCCAGACCGAGCTGTGCCTGGCCGACATGGGTACGGTCGAGAAGGCGCTGAACCGCTACACCAAGGCCGCCAAGTCGGGCAACGACAAGGATGCTGCCAAGCTGGTGGCGCTGCTCACGCGCATCCAGGCAGCGCTCAATGAAGGCAAGCCGGCCCGCAGCGTTGACGTGACCAAGGAAGAGCAGCCCCTGCTCAAATCCCTGTGCCTCATCACGGCCAAGCCCGCCATGTTTGTCGGCAACGTGAGCGAAGACGGCTTTGAGAACAACCCGTTCCTGGACCGCCTCAAGGAATACGCCGCCAGCCAGAACGCCCCCGTGGTCGCCATCTGCGCCAAGATGGAAGCCGAGATGGCCGAGATGAGCGACGAAGACCGTGACATGTTTCTGGCCGAGATGGGCCAGACCGAACCCGGCCTGGCCCGACTGATCCGCGGCGCCTTCAAGCTGCTGGGGCTGCAGACGTACTTCACCGCGGGCGTGAAGGAAGTTCGCGCCTGGACCATCCACATCGGCGACACGGCGCCACAGGCCGCTGGCGTGATCCACGGCGACTTCGAGCGCGGCTTCATCCGTGCGCAGACCATCGCGTTCGATGATTTCATCGCCTACAAGGGCGAGCAGGGTGCCAAGGATGCCGGC